A genomic stretch from Halobellus sp. LT62 includes:
- the larC gene encoding nickel pincer cofactor biosynthesis protein LarC — protein sequence MRTLAFDGRMGASGDMLLAALLAAGADPDALAPVEDALGLRYDVGRVDKNGISATRVRVLFDRANGDDDADSDSDVDSHADDSEDTHDHGSEGQEHKYFLGHEHGHSHTHDHSHGSDETPAEGHGPHRTYAEVVEIVESLGLPSDVESDAKSIFRRLGEAESAVHDTDLESTHFHEVGADDAIADVVGVALLVDDLNVDRVVTTPLSTGDGTQAMAHGEYPVPAPAVVEIAAGADWSLKGGPVDAELLTPTGAAILAHFAEGVDSLPALTVDTAGYGAGGWDFPDRPNVLRAIVGDGRGRLERDEITVLETNVDDVSPEVLGGLQSTLSEAGARDVSVVPTTMKKSRPGHLIKVVVKPEDAERVAHRLAVETGTLGIREHGAGHRWIASREFRTAELVLDGERYEVAVKVASDATGEVYDYSAEYDDAAGVAEATGQSVREIQRRAEAAVRDRE from the coding sequence ATGCGAACACTGGCTTTCGACGGCCGGATGGGTGCCAGCGGGGATATGCTTCTCGCGGCGTTGCTCGCGGCCGGTGCCGATCCCGACGCGCTCGCTCCCGTCGAGGACGCGCTCGGCCTCCGCTACGACGTCGGCCGCGTCGACAAGAACGGGATCTCCGCGACGCGGGTCCGCGTGCTGTTCGATCGAGCCAACGGCGACGACGATGCCGACAGCGATAGCGACGTCGATAGCCACGCCGACGATTCGGAAGACACCCACGATCACGGCTCCGAGGGGCAGGAGCACAAGTACTTCCTCGGCCACGAACACGGTCACAGCCATACACACGACCATTCCCACGGATCGGACGAGACGCCCGCGGAGGGACACGGCCCGCATCGGACCTACGCCGAGGTCGTCGAGATCGTCGAGTCGCTGGGTCTCCCCTCGGACGTCGAGAGCGACGCCAAATCGATCTTCCGACGCCTCGGCGAGGCCGAGTCGGCGGTCCACGACACCGACCTCGAATCGACGCACTTCCACGAGGTCGGCGCGGACGACGCCATCGCGGATGTCGTCGGCGTCGCGCTCCTCGTCGACGACCTCAACGTCGACCGGGTCGTCACGACGCCGCTCTCGACCGGCGACGGCACGCAGGCGATGGCTCACGGTGAATACCCCGTTCCAGCGCCCGCCGTCGTCGAGATCGCCGCCGGAGCCGACTGGTCGCTGAAAGGCGGTCCCGTCGACGCGGAGCTGCTCACGCCCACCGGCGCGGCGATCCTCGCGCACTTCGCCGAGGGCGTCGACTCGCTGCCTGCACTGACGGTCGACACCGCGGGCTACGGCGCGGGCGGCTGGGACTTCCCGGACCGGCCGAACGTGCTGCGCGCGATCGTCGGCGACGGCCGCGGCCGACTCGAACGCGACGAGATAACCGTGCTAGAGACGAACGTCGACGACGTCTCCCCCGAGGTGTTGGGGGGCCTCCAGTCGACGCTCAGCGAGGCGGGCGCGCGCGACGTGAGCGTCGTCCCGACGACGATGAAGAAGTCCCGCCCGGGACACCTGATCAAGGTCGTCGTCAAGCCCGAGGACGCCGAGCGCGTTGCCCACCGGCTCGCCGTGGAGACCGGGACGCTCGGAATCCGCGAGCACGGCGCGGGGCACCGCTGGATCGCCTCTCGGGAGTTCCGAACGGCCGAATTGGTACTCGACGGCGAGCGCTACGAGGTCGCCGTCAAGGTCGCGAGCGATGCGACCGGCGAGGTCTACGACTACAGCGCCGAGTACGACGACGCCGCTGGGGTCGCCGAAGCGACAGGCCAGTCAGTTCGCGAAATACAGCGCCGCGCGGAAGCGGCGGTTCGCGACCGGGAGTGA